GAAAATGAACTGGATGCGGGCCAAGGTTCAGTGTGAGGACAGACAATCACAGTTGGCCATCGTCAATAATATGGCAGAACAGGTAAAGAGGGGAAACCTACTTCCTTTGGAGCAAGTGCAaggaaactgtggccctccagatattgttggactgtgaCTTCCATTATTTTttagcattggctatgctgcctggggttgatgggagttggagcccatCTTCATCTAGAAGGCCATAGGTTGTAGTGGAAATGTGGAAGACTATTGAATATTGAAGAGCTGGTGGTGTGTCACAATTGCTCTCTTGCCCAAGTCTAGCCTATTTGTTGACTGATAAGGTCCCAAGGCTAAGGCTGTAGACACTGTGCTTGAGGCTGGTATATAAGGTCTTTTAGCATGAACTCAAGGCCAGCTGAGAGCAGAGATGAGAGCTATCTGTGTTGGGCTGGTGGCCTGCTAATTGCTGAGGCTGGTTGTTTTCCAATCTACAAGGATGTAGAATGTATGAAATCATGGGACCATGTCCAGAATGGGAGGTATCAAGGGGAGGGATGGTGAGGCTTGGGCTCCTGGGTCACCCACATAGGCCACACTGAAAGCCTGGGATGGCCACTGTAAAGGAAGCAAGCCTCGGCCAAAGCTGGCCtctgactggatttagcacggatccccggaATGAAAACACACGGCTCCCAAACTGGAGGGTTAGGTCCTTTATttttcaggataagggtaggttacatgggactagcaactaaaactattaaaacatgcatacatataagaacccagaaataagcaagctaaaaactaagttACATTTCATACGTCACCCAACCTTGGAGCCAGCCAGTTCCACCCTGCTCCCCCCAGCCAAGTATGCTTTATAGTGTTTCTTTCCCCaactccatcccccctcccttggcattCCAGGCGAAGATTCTTCACACCTCTGCCTgggatgttaatttctctcaaggccggCCTTGCCTCGAGCAGTTCCTGGACTCCCCCGTGCACCGCAGCTGGGCCGTTTATCCTATGGGCCataataaaattaacacattaaaagaTGAACTATTCCCAGTAACACTCGCCTCTTCCTTACAGCCACATGAGGCCTGCAGGCTGTGGCTTACCCACCTGTGCACTAACGCTTTATAAAGTGCCTTCTAGGGAACCCTAGGTGATCCTGGAAGCTTATCAGGAGTTTCTCCATAAGAAATTTTCCTGAAAGGCAGTTTGGTCAAAATATCATCTGGGATTGACCTCAGAGGATATGGTTCTACAAACGCACTGCGCTTGGAAGTAGCTCTCAAATGAATTCAGCTTTGAAAAATGACTCATCCTTGTCCACCACATCTTTAGTCTTTTATCCAGTGCTCTGTGCTCTATGGGCCATCTATCTGTCCTGTTCAAGGTGCCGAAAACAGCAAGGCTCATACAAGAAAGACGGATCAATGCAAGACCCCCCCTCAGGGCAGGTCGAGTCACATCCAATCAGGTCAGGTCAAGTGGGGTCAAGTCCTGAGGCATCAGATCAGCGCAAGTCAGGCTTGGCGTGCTGAATAGCAAGGCCAGGTGAGATCAGGCAGGGTCTTTCAGGACCTTGGCCAGCTCCAAGATAGCTAAGGCTCAGTAGAAGTGAAGGGTTGAGAGACAGTCAAAGGCTTTCTAAAGGCCAACAGCTCAAGACCTGCAGTTAGCTTCACCCCCACAGagaagcagtttatttatttattttaaagggctCCTACctaatagtgctgtgccaaaaaattcctgagggttttttttttttttgcagaattttctccttttttcttggcaattttttgtttgtttgtttgttgtttttttgtgatggctgcattccctcccctcaatgccctgaaGTCATGCTAGGTGCATGGGGCATTGTGAAGGATACCAAATGGGAGCCACAGTGGCAGTGCAAACCCCCACAAAAACTCTTAGGTAAGAGTttttaactttaacagttgtgatgaagagagaatttcaccaggtgctgcatgcacacaaacgatacctgctgaatttcccctacATCTGTAAAAGATAAAGGAGCCTCTGACAGGATACTTCATTCTCGTCAACACCCTAGTCTTTCTGATTCACCCTACCCCTCAAAATGGTCAGCTGACATCCCATGGCTGCTGAGCATGCTTTGTCCTCACTGGACTATTTGACCACACCCCTGCTTAGGGTTCCCAAGCCCCACACTTCTACATAGCATAAGTCACAAAACTTAACCAAAAAACCCAGCCTTCATCTACTGACAAAAACAGAATGCAATGTACCGTCAGTCACATTTGTCCAattttgtccccccaccccctctcttgcAGAACTTCCTTCAGACCCGGTCCAGAAATGAGCGTTACTGGATTGGACTCCATGACATGGACCTTGAAGGACACTGGAAATGGATAGATGGCAGTGATTACATAAATAGCTTCACGTAAGCACTGAGCAGCCCTGTTTGATCTACTACTCCAGTTCAGAAACGCTAAAACAAACATGGAATAagattttctcttctctttcaaATTGTCAAACTTTGCCAGTGGAGATTCTCACGTTTTGAACTTCACTGTGTGCATCTATCCCAAACTCCAAACTGGTACTCAAGACTGAAGTAATCTCAAACATCCTCTCACTGAAAGCTTCATTCTAAAACTTTAGAATGAATTGAAACAGTCGAACTTCCCATTAGTTttaatttattggccctcatccagcccatgactGCATCCAGGCCAGGTTCAGAACCTGGCCAGCCTCTCCTGACTCACacattacagagaaatagagctgtcaTCAGCATtcatcagagagcttcagctatggggcggtatataaatgtaataaacaaataaataaatcagcatacagatgacaccttgTCCCACATCTCCTAATGAGCCCTCCCAACAGCTTCAGTAGATGCTGAACAACACTGGGGACAAAGTAGTGCCCCGTGGACCCACAGTTCAACTGACAGGGAGCCAAAATGCCGTcacctagagcatcatcagacatcatcagcgttttattgcatgcccgTTACTGGGGTCTCATGGATTTGcacaggtcctattcatgatgcTTCTCCCACCCCTTGTAGCCTTTGTcccaggaccccccccccaaaaaaagactcTGGTAAGTCCActttatttttagagatggaacttgccactatctcctgctgtgtgcaagagaagtggcactataaaaatggcccactgaatgggccatgtgcatgttgctTACTTCATCTTTCCTCTCCCTAAGAAAagggaagtattgagcaacaaaagtgggGTCAAAGAAGCCCTGTCTGATGGCGTTCCTAATGTTATTCTCTGGAACTGACCATGCAACTAAGAGCCCAACCACCATAAAATGGTGCTCCCAGCTCCCAACTCATGGAGACAGTCCAGAAGTATACTGTGGTCAACTGTATGAAAAGCCTTtctcccctgtccctctccctaagaagatcatccatcagggtgactaaggcctgtttttccccaaaaccacacctgaacccagactggaatggatcaagGCCATTTTGAAAAGAATAATAAGCATATGTAAACAAGTACATGCCCACCCATTTGCcctgactataaaatgtttttttgggggggaaggattttctcccccgccccacccaagATAGTTCAGCCCCCATTCAGCACAGTCTCTGACTCTTAGAATTTGCTACGtaagacatttattgtgtgcttgtgattccttactcatgttTGTTTATGATAGGGGTGTACATGCCCCAACCCCATTCACTTCAGAAaccaatttggagcttccaaatcggCCCCAATTCAACTTGGGCTACTTTGGGCCTGGGGTGACCTGcttcaaatctggatccaaagcaaGATCCAGACACCCAAAGCAGGTTGGCTGTTATGGATTCCTGGGCACCCACCAAGCAGCCCGGGAAAGCCAGCTGagaggccaactgggagtcccaactcacacacacccaacccagAAATGtctctttacagctgccatagtttgtgaccttagatctaggaaatgccttagaatcatagaatagtacagttggaaggagcctataaggccatcgagtccaaccccctgctcagtgcaggaatctaccttaaagcatccttgacggATGGTTGcccatcttcatttaaaatggaGGCTCTCATCAAGGATGGTTGGCAgacaggtcaggtaagtcccatgggtagTCGGGAGCAGTGGCTCATGAGTCAGGCTGAGGTGGTCTGAAGTGCTTTGGACTGCCTTGGCCCAATGcggtcctgatctggattcagcttggattcagggtttgggcctgaagtggtgcacagccttaGTTTACAGGAACTTTAGGCAATGTTGTGATCATCCAGTTGTGTTTTTTCAGAGCACGTTCcaggttattattttttaaatggggaAAATGGGATATTATTTCTCGAAGTGCTGTTTGTACttatgtatttgcactattccgctataacatagtgccatctagaggttaggcatcagaaaagcaggaaagaaaaatattattGCGAAGAGCTCATATctgaattctgcaacaaaactgaaaacagATAAAGCCATTAACAACTTCATGTAGAAAAATTCATGACCTGATATATGTTTAAtatgagagattttattatatcaaAGCagaacataaatattgtaaataaagcaaTACATCAATTTAAAGATATTTTACTTTTACTCCTAGGTACTGGAAGCGAGGGGAGCCCAATAATGATGGGTTCAATGAGGACTGTGCACATCTCTGGGTCAATGGGGAATGGAATGATGTCTACTGCACGTACCAATGCTACTATGTCTGTGAAAAGCCCTTACCGGGTGTAAGGCCACCGCATCAAAGGAACACTTAAGCTTTTCTCATGGACATTCCCAATGAGGAGGGGGACTGATGGCCTAATTGCCAAATCCTGCAGACCTCAGACTAACATGCACACACAGGAAGAGCTGTTTCACCTCTCTAAGCCAAGCATAAAAATCCCAAAGAGGCATTCCAAATATCAATCATAAACTTTAGAAGTTTTATTGGGACAGCCTCTTTGGAATGTACAGACTTTAATTTTAACCTGATTGTACCATTCTTGTTGTTAAGCATGACTGATTTTGAACATCGTTGCTGACTATCGTTTGGAGAATTCTGGCATTTAATTATTTCACAGATCCTGCACATAAATCAAATGAATGTGATCTTGCATTTTTCCAGTGCAAAAAGCTGCTCTTGTGTACTCCTTGAAGTTTGGTGTGACATGTAGATTAAAAATATCTATTTCCTgcgttttcttttaatatttctcAGCGTCACATTCTAAGGAATCAAACTGATCCAGTGGAAGGGGGGAAACCACACAAACTAAGCAGTGTGCACTGCCATGTACATATTTGAGCTCCCCATAGATTTACTCTTGTGGAAGTCAGCAACTGCCAAAGTTAGCAAATCCAATCCAGGAGCTTCATGGGAGGTCTGTCTATAGGAGCCTTAGGTTGAACTGGAGTatgaacaaaggagagatctgaCTCTGTTGGGTCcccctctttggccccaccccatcaaagcactgattggctcagcaatCCCCTACTGCTGCTGAAGTTGTGCAActgctcctcaccagcctttctcccttcactaTTGGCCTGCACACATCCACAAATCACCATTCCCCATTAAGTGGGGAACTTGGCCTCTCAGCAGCAGATTGCTGGATATGAGCTTTTGACTATTaggttgatatatatatatatatatatatatatatatatatatatatatgaaagatgGAAAGACTAAATTACCTCTGAAATGCCAATATTGACATATTGCTTGAAATCTGATTCATTTATTTGCTGAGTCTGTAGATCCAGAAGTTTTCCTCTTTGTCATGCATGCCAGTGtcttttgttttttatattgGAAACAATTGTAAATCTGAGCGACTGTGTGCAGATGTgttgaaatgcatatatatatgtatatatatatagatatatatatataatattatattatatcccTTTCAGTTTTATGCTCCCAACATCACAGATATTTAcagtatctatttattttaaagatttatagCTCACTCGTCAGTGAATTTCCCACAATGacttacaaaaaattaaaattacaattaaaaacaattgcaGTTCTTGTGAAGGGCTGGTTCTCATGCTGGTCAGGGCTATGGAGTATACACAGGGCAAATGTAagctctaaagcaggggtgaagaacctgtggctctccagatgctgatGGACTCCagatcccatcaaccccagtcagcatggccaatggttggggatgataggaccTGCAGTCCAACCAtctctggagggtcacaggttccccacacctgctctGAACTGATACAACAACTATGTGCTTAAGAGCACAGGCAGTATTCCCCTGCTTGTGCAATCTGTCCTTGGCCAAAAACGAGTTGGGCCTCCTGGTCACACAGAAAGTTATATGTGTTGTAGAATAGGGTGCATAAGCCCAACTCTTGCTCCCAtctcacagcaggagatagcagcaacttttatctttaaaaataagttggacttactggggtggttttttgtcgcatgaaggctagaaggggcaggaagcgCATGGAAGAGGGACCCGTGAACAttcatgagtgcccaataacgagagtgcaataaatgctcatctgatggagctctttatttCTCATGGAACACTAGCCTTTCTCTCAGGATCAGGAGCTGCTGGCATCTGTGGACAGCGGCCCCTTGTGGTGAATCACTGAATTGCAGGTGCCAGCTTCTTAACGAAGTATCCTTGGGCCTACCCAAGCCAgccattggatcctcctggaTGGGAAGGAGTATAAAGAGCACTTTCTGTGAAATTCAACCTTGTTGGAGTAATAAGGTCTTCCTGTCTTCTGGCATGTTCCTGTATCCCATGGTTGTTCTTTGGTCctgacacaggaagctgccttaaaccgaatcagaccatgggtccatctagtctaggctgaccacatgaaagccctgccctctttcgtatctggtcaccctagtatagctcctgcagttttaactattgtgatgaagagtaaatttaaccaggtgctgcatgcatacaaatgacacccgctgaaattccttttttgacACAACTGtaaaaggtacaggaaccctgtcctcctttccatatggtcaccctaagaatctagcccagtattgtggacactgactggcagctgctctctggGGCTTTGGGCAGGTGCttttccagacctacctggaaatgctggatatcaaatctggaaccttctgcctGCCATGCATGGGTTCTACCACTCAGCCACACCCCCTCCCAGAGTGTTTTCTGGCTTGTTCCTAGATATTGCCTCCTGGTTCTCCAGTTCTGAATTACTCTTCAGCCCTGCCTCTTGGCTAGTCCTGTGGCTCTTGACTCCAGCTCTGCATTGTCACTACTGGCATATAGTGTACTGCATTATGCAGTGTGGGGATGGCCGCTataactttcttcttctttttttaaagccacttaAGCTTGTGGCCTTCACCACACACTTCCTTTCAGATTAGGAAGGAAGATTAGCACGCAGAGTAACGTGCGATGAGaacttgttagggtgaccatatgaaatggaggacagggctcctgtatctttaacagttgcatagaaaagggaatttcagcaggtgtcatttgtatatatgtagaccctggtgaaattccctcttcatcacaacagttaaagctgcaggagctatattagagtgaccagatttaaaagaaggcagggcatttttcatatggtcactctataacTTGTAGCattctccctgggaagggagcgCAGAATGGGATGACTAGATGTTGAtgaggcatagggtgaccatatggccagatctgcccggatttgtctggggttttgatggcaaatccgggagggggaggggaaatctggatttttttttccaaagagcagctctaatgggaattaacacaaatgcttataactttgtcattttttaagataaaggcatgaaactaggcacaatggtagcgcttaggaagggctttagtcataccaaatttgaaacagatccgttcatccattgattttttaggatttttttttaattattattttttaaattgtcatttttaaagataaagagatgaaactttgcaccatgaaaggatttaggtagagctttagccacaccaaatttgaaacagatccgttcatccattaattttttaggatttttttaaaaatggaggttttaaaattattatttttaaaatcatcatttttaaagataaagagatgaaactttgtgccatgataggatttaggtagagctttagccacaccaaatttgaaacagatctgttaatccattgatattttaggaattttttaaaaaaattaggttttaaaattattttttaaactgtcatttttaaagataaagatctgaaagttggcaccatgaaagcttttaggtagagctttagctgtaccaaatttgaaacagatctgggggcagtagcaaactctgttaacaacaacagctgctTGCAAttagtgaagatacagtcagaaaagatatttgagggaaggggagaatgtaacacacagagtatagcaaaaccttcaaagta
This window of the Elgaria multicarinata webbii isolate HBS135686 ecotype San Diego chromosome 3, rElgMul1.1.pri, whole genome shotgun sequence genome carries:
- the LOC134394110 gene encoding hepatic lectin-like, with translation MEEEKYQDDLRTYKEKCCIQRPIFHVYVLLALSCLLSAIFLIVALSKGTVLSSELSKVIIEFPKPKPGLDHELFPCGPDTPQWEYFDGKCYYFSLAKMNWMRAKVQCEDRQSQLAIVNNMAEQNFLQTRSRNERYWIGLHDMDLEGHWKWIDGSDYINSFTYWKRGEPNNDGFNEDCAHLWVNGEWNDVYCTYQCYYVCEKPLPGVRPPHQRNT